The genomic segment ACAGCGTTCCAGCAGTTGAGGAATATACGGATCGAAGTTCCCCTTTCCACTTATTTCACCCGGGTTCACAAAACCACCCATGCTAAAACGCGTTCGGGCTATATAGCGATTGTATAGTCGCTTGAGCTCAATGCTCACCAGCGACCGGTTGATATTCTCGCGCTTTTCCAGATTGACCTTAAGCGGTTTTGCCTTAGCATCCACTTCGCAGAAAAGCCTCACTTGCTCGAGGAAAGCGCTCGGCTCTGCCTGAAACGCCTCATAGGGCAGCACCAGAACCGAGTCAGCGCCAAACATTTTCTGGTAGGCCGCTATGATGTGGTGATAACACAGGTACTCCAAGTTAAAAGTTGGCACGTTCCCTGCCAACTGATTCTCCAGCACCAATCCGACCCGATAGGGGTAGCCAAAATTTATCAGCAGTTTATACAGCGAGCGCATCATATTTTCCTGTTCACGGATTATGATGAGTATCCGAGCCTCGGGCAGCGCGGAGTGAATACGAGAAAGATTGATCTCCCCGTCATGGCCTCCAGTGAGAGGATTGCCAGCCAGTGCCTCTGCCGACACCACGGGGACCAGATCATCCGGTGTGGCCAGATCGATCTGGTCGCGATGCGAAGTCCACTGGAAGCTGCCCTCATGTATGAATCCGAAGTAAGCATAGCCTGCGGAAACCGCCTCGCGAAAGCCATTCCTCGGCCGGAAAAAATGCTTTTGCAGCCAGGTGGATGCGCACTTGGGCATACCGATATGCACCAGCGGCCTCTTATCCACGCGCCTTACCCATCACCCGCTGGTCATCCTTCCACATGGCAGTGCCCGCCGAAAACAAACCGCCAGTATA from the Candidatus Marimicrobium litorale genome contains:
- a CDS encoding sulfotransferase; amino-acid sequence: MDKRPLVHIGMPKCASTWLQKHFFRPRNGFREAVSAGYAYFGFIHEGSFQWTSHRDQIDLATPDDLVPVVSAEALAGNPLTGGHDGEINLSRIHSALPEARILIIIREQENMMRSLYKLLINFGYPYRVGLVLENQLAGNVPTFNLEYLCYHHIIAAYQKMFGADSVLVLPYEAFQAEPSAFLEQVRLFCEVDAKAKPLKVNLEKRENINRSLVSIELKRLYNRYIARTRFSMGGFVNPGEISGKGNFDPYIPQLLERCLERRFHQQVQNKTSGFYAQSNTQTQQLTGLDLAAYGYQLP